A region of Haliotis asinina isolate JCU_RB_2024 chromosome 9, JCU_Hal_asi_v2, whole genome shotgun sequence DNA encodes the following proteins:
- the LOC137296657 gene encoding angiopoietin-related protein 1-like encodes MMHAMLTLSVFLGLVLMGSLVSSSQSSHSGPEYHHKALNKDDTKLYGDCHEVRKVGGYNVSGVYTLHMNKTTPFQVYCEHTADNSFTVIQRRMSPTVTFIRQWQEYVTGFGNVQDSYWAGLNQIYYLTSTGNNVLTINMQTWDNVAQNVRYSYFRLQDQTYFTLNIGGFSGSITDDLSFNNNMPFATYDRPDRNGCASQQSAGWWYNYCSYALLNGVYYNGGSYTPTGAYYNGIYWKDWRGYGYSLKFVSMSLSHI; translated from the exons ATGATGCACGCTATGTTGACTCTTTCTGTGTTTCTGGGACTTGTCTTGATGGGCAGCCTCGTCAGCTCATCCCAGAGCAGCCACAGCGGGCCCGAGTATCACCACAAAGCTCTGAACAAAGATGATACAAAACTCTATGGAG ACTGTCATGAGGTACGGAAGGTTGGAGGCTACAATGTATCTGGCGTGTACACACTACACATGAACAAGACCACACCCTTCCAG GTATATTGTGAGCACACAGCAGACAACTCATTCACAGTCATACAGAGACGGATGTCCCCCACCGTCACTTTCATCCGACAATGGCAGGAGTATGTTACAGGATTCGGCAATGTTCAGGACAGCTACTGGGCAGGACTCAATCAAATCTACTACCTCACATCTACAG GTAATAAtgtgttaacaatcaacatgcaGACATGGGATAACGTAGCTCAAAATGTGCGTTATTCCTACTTCCGTCTGCAAGACCAGACCTATTTCACACTGAACATTGGAGGGTTTTCTGGCTCGATCACTGATGATCTATCCTTCAACAACAACATGCCCTTCGCCACATATGACCGCCCAGACCGGAACGGCTGTGCAAGCCAACAGAGTGCAGGATGGTGGTACAACTACTGCAGCTATGCCCTCCTCAATGGAGTCTACTACAATGGCGGCAGCTACACACCAACCGGCGCGTACTACAATGGCATCTACTGGAAAGACTGGCGAGGATATGGATACTCCTTGAAATTTGTGTCAATGTCTCTGTCTCACATTTAA